A DNA window from Cucurbita pepo subsp. pepo cultivar mu-cu-16 unplaced genomic scaffold, ASM280686v2 Cp4.1_scaffold002857, whole genome shotgun sequence contains the following coding sequences:
- the LOC111786806 gene encoding uncharacterized protein LOC111786806, translating into MTSSVCFGPVIMAKSIDGRGFSSTRIILIGSEFAANRVLFTDSRLLSSRICGARASMVNSYGSSDFVKRMEQAWEISQQPTPICCSSCHSNGHVECQWCKGTGFFILGDNMLCQVPSRNTSCVICAGKVFMKL; encoded by the exons ATGACTAGTTCTGTGTGTTTCGGGCCTGTGATTATGGCGAAATCGATTGACGGCAGAGGATTTTCTTCTACGAGAATCATACTAATCGGCTCAGAGTTTGCTGCGAATCGTGTTTTGTTCACCGATTCGAGGCTACTGAGCTCTAGGATTTGTGGCGCGCGAGCTTCTATGGTGAATTCTTATGGAAGCTCGGATTTCGTCAAGAGGATGGAACAAGCATGGGAGATCTCTCAG CAACCAACGCCTATTTGCTGCTCTTCTTGCCACTCAAATGGACATGTGGAGTGCCAATGGTGTAAGGGAACAGGCTTCTTTATTCTCGGAGATAATATGCTTTGTCAAGTTCCTTCCAGAAACACTAGCTGTGTTATTTGCGCCGGCAAGGTATTCATGAAACTA